From a single Cryptococcus neoformans var. neoformans B-3501A chromosome 3, whole genome shotgun sequence genomic region:
- a CDS encoding hypothetical protein (HMMPfam hit to Hydantoinase_B, Hydantoinase B/oxoprolinase, score: 806.9, E(): 9e-240) produces MQTTPKGYDPITLSLFSNRFMCIAEAMGRSLKQTAISTNIKERLDFSCAVFSPTGDLVANAPFVPVHLGSMSWSVKYQLKLHGKSLKDGDVLLTNSPLAGGSHLPDLTVITPCFDENDPNKIIFFTASRGHHSDIGGILPGSMPPTSTNINEEGANILSLKIVSDGVYDHEGLYRVMVEEPSKYPGCSGCRNFRDVESDIKAQIAANNKGSSLLRALVEEYDLKTVHEYMEHIKNNAEQAVRNMLRKAAANAKTNILHGIDYLDDGSPIALEITIDTDSGSAIFDFEGTGPELRGNLNAPICVVHAAVIYCLRSMIGEDIPLNAGCLVPIEVRIPEGSLLSPSPESAVCGGNVMTSQRITDVVLLAFRACAASQGCCNNLTFGAGGKDFETGEVIDGWGYYETIAGGSGAGDGWHGTSGVHCHMTNTRITDPEILERRYPVILREFGLRSNSGGSGKYNGGEGCVRSLQFLQPLQVSILSERRARGPYGLNGGACGAPGLNLWIKQAPGGSAKGKPRVINIGGKGTMQFETGDLIVLHTPGGGGWGKLEDTDSKLKQEDEPLLQAIKWEARGSWADMAKVDF; encoded by the exons ATGCAGACCACACCCAAAGGTTATGATCCCATCACTCTCTCACTCTT CTCCAATCGCTTTATGTGTATTGCGGAGGCTATGGGGCGCTCTCTCAAGCAGACTGCAATAAGTACGAATATAAAAGAACGACTTGATTTCTCTTGTGCTGTCTTTTCTCCCACTGGCGACCTGGTCGCGAATGCGCCATTTGTACCGGTTCACCTGGGGTCAATGAGCTGGTCCGTCAAGTACCAGCTCAAATTGCATGGGAAAAGCCtaaaagatggagatgtaCTTCTAACTAATTCTCCCTTGGCAGGCGGGAG TCACCTTCCAGACTTGACCGTCATTACTCCTTGttttgatgagaatgacCCGAATAAAATTATTTTTTTCACAGCTTCTCGAGGGC ATCATAG TGATATTGGAGGCATCCTTCCTGGCAGTATGCCCCCTACCTCAACAAACatcaatgaagaaggagcaaaCATTCTGTCCTTAAAAATTGTTTCGGACGGGGTGTATGACCATGAGGGGCTCTACCGAGTCATGGTCGAAGAGCCTTCCAAGTACCCAGGCTGCTCAGGATGTAGAAATTTCAGGGACGTCGAATCCGATATCAAAGCCCAGATAGCCGCCAACAACAAAGGAAGTTCTCTACTACGAGCTCTCGTGGAGGAATATGACTTGAAGACGGTTCATGAATATATGGAGCACATCAAAAA TAATGCCGAGCAAGCCGTTAGGAATATGCTCCGAAAAGCAGCTGCAAATGCAAAGACGAACATTCTCCAT GGTATTGATTACCTTGACGATGGCTCCCCGATCGCACTCGAAATCACCATTGACACTGATTCAGGTTCGGCCATTTTTGATTTTGAAGGAACGGGCCCCGAATTGCGCGGTAATCTCAACGCTCCCATATGTGTAGTTCATGCGGCTGTCATTTACTG CTTGCGATCAATGATTGGCGAAGATATCCCACTCAATGCAGGCTGTCTCGTTCCTATTGAGGTTCGCATTCCCGAGGGATCCTTGTTGTCCCCTTCCCCTGAAAGCGCAGTTTGTGGTGGAAATGTCATGACCAGTCAACGCATAACCGACGTTGTGCTTCTCGCATTCAGGGCTTGCGCTGCGAGTCAAGGATGTTGTAACAA CCTGACTTTTGGTGCGGGGGGCAAGGATTTTGAAACGGGAGAGGTGATTGATGGATGGGGATACTATGAGACAATTGCTGGTGGTAGTGGGGCTGGTGATGGCTGGCATGGCACTTCCGGAGTTCATTGCCATATGACAAATACC CGCATCACTGACCCCGAAATTCTGGAAAGGCGGTATC CTGTCATACTCCGCGAATTCGGCTTAAGGTCAAATTCCGGCGGGTCAGGTAAATACAACGGTGGTGAAGGTTGCGTTCGCAGTCTGCAATTCCTTCAACCTTTACAAGTCTCCATATTGTCTGAGCGTCGCGCTCGTGGACCTTATGGTCTGAATGGGGGTGCCTGTGGCGCTCCGGGGCTCAACCTCTGGATCAAACAAGCCCCTGGGGGATCCGCCAAAGGAAAACCGAGGGTCATCAATATAGGTGGTAAAGGTACAATGCAATTCGAAACGGGTGATTTGATAGTACTCCATACACCTGGCGGTGGGGGCTGGGGGAAGCTTGAGGATACCGATAGCAAGTTAAAGCAGGAAGATGaaccacttcttcaagctaTAAAGTGGGAGGCGAGAGGCTCCTGGGCCGATATGGCGAAAGTAGACTTCTGA
- a CDS encoding hypothetical protein (HMMPfam hit to Mito_carr, Mitochondrial carrier protein, score: 312.0, E(): 9e-91; HMMPfam hit to efhand, EF hand, score: 76.0, E(): 9.5e-20): protein MAQNPQEPLSSRLSSTLKATAGSLTSSVKPAESELGRWRRTFDKFAKEEVDGQKFLNPSQFIDAIAPTDEGFSKIKREQYANLFRVADSARRGLVSFEDFVVFETLLKRPDADYQLAFQVFDVDASGTIDFDEFKAVLSANTAASGIPFDFDCAWMKLYVGKRGDRHVLGYHEFTQLIKGYQGERLRQAFHFFDADGDGYINPEEFQRIIVEIAGHKLSDSVLGRLPTLCTLNPGRRISYSEVIAFHNIIREMDTVERIIEHAVKKSKDGRIDISDFLDEAAGSMRYGMFTPMELIRQANIIWHFASRGNAGTGQRLALADFQALLDAKVRTYMIKWRLADKLQWQPPETASIKQPSTVSGSFLAEAAQSTYNFVQGGIAGGLGAYAVYPIDLVKTRLQNQRSTVVGEVLYRNAFDCVKKVYTNEGGIRAFYRGVLPQLVGVAPEKAIKLTVNELVRKKATDPETGRIPLLMEIVAGGSAGGCQVVVTNPLEIIKIRLQMAGEITRAEGGTAAPRGAFHVIKQLGLIGLYKGATACFARDIPFSMIYFTSYAHLKKDVFHEGHHGKVLSFGELLAAAGIAGMPAAYLTTPADVVKTRLQSQARAGQTVYKGIIDGLSKIFREEGLRTLFKGGLARVIRSSPQFAVTLACYELLHKHFPYPYAPTPVVHRPVLQVHQEISRIRARNALRILLDCSSRFGMVDSSTASKRMQLIPKSFR from the exons ATGGCACAAAATCCCCAAGAACCTTTGAGTAGTCGTCTCTCATCTACCCTCAAAGCAACCGCAGGTTCCCTCACATCGTCGGTTAAGCCGGCTGAAAGCGAGCTCGGCCGTTGGCGACGGACATTCGACAAGTTTGCTAAAGAAGAGGTCGATGGACAAAA GTTTCTCAATCCATCCCAGTTCATCGACGCTATTGCGCCCACAGATGAGGGGTTTAGTAAAATCAAGCGAGAACAATATGCGAATT TGTTTCGAGTCGCCGACAGCGCTCGTCGTGGCTTAGTTTCTTTTGAGGACTTTGTGGTGTTTGAAACCC TTCTCAAACGT CCGGACGCCGATTACCAGTTGGCCTTTCAAGTTTTTGACGT TGACGCATCGGGAACCATCGACTTTGACGAGTTTAAAGCAGTTCTATCAGCTAACACTGCGGCCAGCGGAATCC CCTTCGATTTCGATTGCGCCTGGATGAAACTTTACGTGGGGAAACGAGGAGATAGACATGTTCTCGGCT ATCATGAGTTTACCCAGCTCATCAAGGGTTACCAGGGCGAACGGCTTCGTCAGGCTTTCCACTTTTTTGACGCTGATGGTGATGGTTACATTAATCCCGAGGAATTTCAAAGGATCATCGTAGAAATTGCTGGTCATAAACTGTCAGACTCAGTTCTGGGAAGATTGCCTACATTATGTACCTTGAACCCTGGGAGAAGGATCAGTTATTCCGAAGTCATTGCTTTCCATAACA TCATCCGAG AGATGGACACTGTTGAGCGCATCATTGAGCACGCGGTAAAAAAGTCCAAAGACGGCAGGATCGATATTTCCGATTTTCTGGATGAGGCCGCTGGAAGCATGCGTTATGGCATGTTTACCCCAATGGAG CTCATCAGGCAGGCCAACATCATTTGGCACTTTGCAAGTCGAGGGAATGCGGGTACCGGTCAACGGCTTGCTTTAGCTGATTTCCAAGCTCTTTTGGACGCAAAAGTAAGGACCTATATGATCAAATGGCGACTTGCTGATAAATTGCAGTGGCAACCCCCTGAAACTGCTAGTATCAAACAACCTTCAACTGTATCCGGGAGTTTCCTTGCAGAAGCGGCACAATCAACGTATAATTTCGTCCAAGGCGGTATTGCAGGCGGTCTCGGAGCTTAT GCTGTCTACCCAATCGACCTGGTGAAGACAAG ACTGCAAAACCAACGTTCCACTGTCGTCGGGGAAGTATTGTACCGTAACGCGTTTGATTGTGTTAAGAAAGTGTATACcaatgaaggagggatCAGAGCTTTCTATCGTGGTGTACTGCCTCAATTAGTCGGCGTCGCTCCTGAGAAGGCTATAAAGCTCACTGTCAATGAGTTGGtcaggaagaaggcgacCGACCCTGAGACGGGACGAATCCCTCTTTTGATGGAAATCGTTGCGGGAGGTTCAGCTGGTGGTTGTCAAGTT GTCGTTACCAACCCTCTAG AAATTATCAAAATTCGCTTGCAAATG GCGGGTGAAATCACACGAGCTGAAGGAGGCACGGCAGCGCCTCGAGGAGCCTTCCATGTCATCAAGCAGTTGGGCCTAATAGGCTTATATAAG GGTGCTACAGCCTGTTTTGCCAG AGATATTCCCTTT TCTATGATATATTTCACCTC ATATGCTCATCTGAAA AAAGACGTGTTTCATGAAGGGCACCATGGGAAAGTCCTCAGCTTTGGAGAActccttgctgctgctggcaTTGCTGGTATGCCAGCTGCCTATTT GACAACTCCCGCAGACGTCGTAAAGACTCGCTTGCAATCACAGGCTCGAGCTGGTCAAACTGTATACAAAGGTATTATTGATGGGCTTTCAAAGATCTTCCGAGAAGAGGGTCTCCGAA CTTTATTCAAGGGCGGCCTGGCTCG AGTCATTCGCTCTTCGCCCCAATTCGCTGTGACGCTGGCTTGTTATGAGCTTCTTCACAAGCATTTCCCTTACCCTTACGCCCCTACCCCTGTTGTTCACAGGCCAGTCCTCCAAGTCCATCAAGAGATCTCCCGCATCCGAGCTCGAAACGCCCTCCGCATTCTTCTCGATTGTAGCTCCCGATTTGGCATGGTTGACTCTAGCACGGCTAGCAAACGGATGCAACTTATCCCCAAATCGTTCAGATAA
- a CDS encoding hypothetical protein (HMMPfam hit to Hydant_A_N, Hydantoinase/oxoprolinase N-terminal region, score: 266.0, E(): 6.3e-77; HMMPfam hit to Hydantoinase_A, Hydantoinase/oxoprolinase, score: 368.5, E(): 8.3e-108), with protein sequence MPRSIPDHSIRISIDRGGTFTDVHASIPAANHSETRKEFIFKLLSQDPSNYKDAPTEGIRRVLEKVTGQGIERGKPLPVDKLEYVRLSTTVATNALLERKGQKHALMITKGFKDLLEIGNQARPNIFDLNIKRAKPLYSRTVEVDERVTLVGFSSDPNYEKHAVKFNDDGSIGESYSGVGADEQKIVIPGRIVRGLSGEAVNILREPNLEAIKVDLQNLYDDGYRSIAVCLAHSYTFPDHELAIGKIATEVGFPHVSLSSQLLPMIKMTPRGQSTTADAYLTPILRDYLEGFYSGFEGGKNGSLHVEFMGSDGGLVDLKNFSGLKSILSGPAGGVVGCALTSWDKDEKIPIIGLDVGGTSTDVSRYAGHYESVYETTTAGISINTLQLDINTVAAGGGSCLTYKNGLFRAGPESAGAHPGPACYRKGGPLALTDGNLFLGRLIPKYFPRCFGPNEDQDLDPEASHKKFEQLAEMIRKESGTEKSLDEIVYGFVKVANETMARPIRTLTEARGFKTEKHILASFGGAGGQHACEIAELLGIQRVLIHKYSSILSAYGLALADRVFELQEPAAVIFSQENKAGLNARLDKLERDVFKTLLDAGFADDKIGIDRILNMRYDGSDTALMISNEGSGDYEKEFKRAYKEEFGFLLNKNIVVDDVKVRGVGKTFDSLGPPPTQEVKSLELSVVSPEHADCSQNCYVWYGKSGKREEVPVFKIESLSVGNMVIGPAMVIDETQTIFVNQGWKAISTNSHLLMVQEKKKGD encoded by the exons ATGCCTCGCAGCATCCCTGATCATAGCATTCGCATTTCAATTGACCGG GGTGGGACCTTCACCGACGTACATGCATCTATCCCAGCTGCCAATCACAGCGAAACCCGGAAAGAGTTCATATTCAAGCTCCTGTCTCAAGATCCGTCAAATTATAAAGACGCCCCCACAGAAGGTATTCGCCGCGTCCTCGAAAAGGTGACAGGCCAGGGTATTGAGCGAGGTAAACCGCTGCCGGTTGACAAACTCG AGTACGTTCGGCTGTCAACAACAGTCGCGACGAATGCCCTCCTAGAGCGAAAGGGTCAGAAGCATGCCCTGATGATCACTAAAGGCTTCAAAGACCTGCTCGAGATTGGCAATCAAGCGCGTCCAAATATCTTTGATCTCAATATCAAACGAGCAAAGCCATTGTACTCCAGAACTGTCGAAGTGGATGAGAGAGTCACTTTAG TCGGATTCTCTTCGGATCCCAATTACGAGAAGCATGCCGTTAAGttcaatgatgatggatcCATTGGGGAGTCCTATTCAGGTGTAGGAGCGGACGAACAGAAAATTGTTATTCCCGGCAGGATAGTACGAGGGTTATCGGGTGAGGCTGTGAATATACTGAGGGAACCAA ATCTGGAAGCCATCAAAGTAGACCTACAGAATCTGTACGATGACGGTTACAGGTCCATTGCGGTCTGCCTTGCCCATTCATACACTTTCCCTGATCACGAGCTAGCGATAGGCAAAATTGCTACAGAAGTGGGGTTTCCCCAtgtttccctttcctcgcagcttcttcccatgaTCAAAATGACTCCCAGAGGACAATCGACGACGGCTGATGCGTATCTGACTCCGATACTACGAGATTACCTCGAAGGTTTCTACTCGGGGTTCGAAGGCGGAAAAAATGGCAGTTTGCATGTTGAATTTATGGGCTCCGATGGGGGACTGGTAGATCTCAAA AATTTCTCTGGTCTCAAATCAATCTTGTCTGGTCCAGCTGGTGGCGTCGTTGGATGCGCCTTGACCAGCTGGGACAAAGACGAAAAGATTCCGATTATAGG TCTCGATGTAGGAGGTACAAGTACTGATGTCTCGAGGTATGCTGGGCATTACGAATCAGTTTATGAAACAACGACTGCCGGGATTTCTATCAATACACTGCAGCTCGATATCAACACT GTCGCTGCAGGGGGTGGAAGTTGTCTTACTTATAAGAATGGTCTTTTCCGGGCAGGTCCTGAGTCCGCGGGAGCTCATCCAGGGCCTGCATGTTATCGGAAAGGGGGGCCTCTAGCTCTGACAGATGGGAATTTGTTCCTTGGTCGCCTTATTCCGAAATA TTTCCCTCGATGTTTTGGTCCAAACGAAGACCAAGATTTAGACCCTGAAGCGTCTCACAAAAAGTTTGAACAACTGGCGGAAATGATACGAAAAGAATCAGGCACTGAGAAAAGCCTTGACGAGATT GTGTACGGTTTTGTCAAAGTTGCCAATGAAACTATGGCGAGGCCGATCAGGACCCTTACAGAAGCGAGAGGTTTCAAGACGGAGAAGCACATTCTGGCATCATTTGGTGGAGCGGGTGGTCAGCATGCTTGTGAGATTGCTGAG TTACTGGGAATCCAAAGAGTGTTGATTCACAAGTATTCATCGATTCTCTCCGCCTATggccttgcccttgccgACCG TGTTTTTGAACTTCAGGAACCTGCTGCCGTTATTTTTTCTCAAGAAAATAAAGCTGGGCTCAATGCCAGGCTGGACAAGCTGGAGCGAGACGTTTTCAAGACCTTGCTAGATGCGGGGTTTGCAGATGATAAGATCGGCATAGATAGGATTCTGAATATGCGGTATGATGGAAGCGATACGGCTTTGATGATCTCTAATGAGGGATCGGGGGACTATGAGAAGGAATTTAAGAGGGCGTACAAGGAGGAGTTCGGGTTTTTGCTCAACAAGAACATTGTCGTAGATGATGTCAAA GTCCGCGGCGTTGGTAAAACATTTGACTCCCTAGGACCACCACCTACTCAAGAAGTCAAAAGCCTTGAGCTCAGCGTTGTTAGCCCTGAACACGCAGACTGTAGTCAAAATTGCTACGTTTGGTACGGTAAATCAGGCAAAAGGGAGGAGGTTCCTGTTTTCAAGATCGAGTCGCTATCAGTCGGGAACATGGTAATTGGGCCAGCAATGGTTATAGACGAGACGCAGACAATTTTTGTCAATCA aggatggaaagccATATCAACGAACAGCCATCTTCTGATggtgcaggagaagaagaaaggggatTAG
- a CDS encoding hypothetical protein (Match to ESTs gb|CF190159.1|CF190159, gb|CF194021.1|CF194021, gb|CF192205.1|CF192205), which yields MSPPTDPEATAPHRRFSVRTLFSSTRHIFYVVLFTLWICIDIALLGLVSEQIHKYGRYRENYPTAQYQNALGLLLFSTIIGLLFGIFHWALGLTMYLPIFLAFGVWFGTGAGILEPTPFGHGFQCRHTWDLSRFPANWQPYVGECSRVTAIEGLAWAMFALSVFGLFWVIADKYNFTSKRSSVYELAEQGEPIAEKH from the exons ATGTCTCCTCCCACCGACCCTG AAGCTACTGCTCCCCACCGTCGATTCTCTGTTCGAACTCTCTTCAGCTCCACCCGCCATATCTTCTATGTGGTTCTCTTCACACTCTGGATTTGTATCGACATTGCCTTGCTTGGTCTTGTATCTGAGCAGATTCACAAGTACGGTCGATACCGAGAAAACTATCCTACTGCCCAATACCAGAACGCCCTGGGcttgcttcttttctccaccatTATTGGTCTTCTCTTCGGTATCTTCCACTGGGCTTTGGGACTCACTATGTaccttcccatcttccttgccttcggCGTTTGGTTTGGAACTGGTGCTGGTATCCTGGAGCCCACTCCATTCGGCCATGGTTTCCAGTGCCGACACACTTGGGATTTGAGCAGATTCCCCGCTAATTGGCAACCTTACGTTGGTGAATGTAGTCGAGTCACTGCCATTGAAGGTCTCGCTTGGGCTATGT TTGCTCTCTCGGTCTTCGGCTTGTTCTGGGTCATCGCGGACAAGTACAACTTCACTAGCAAGCGATCATCTGTGTACGAGCTGGCTGAGCAGGGTGAACCCATCGCAGAGAAGCATTAG
- a CDS encoding hypothetical protein (HMMPfam hit to OTU, OTU-like cysteine protease, score: 77.5, E(): 3.4e-20) produces MSCPSPGSSPSTSATVPLAVHRQNDYQTASPISLPPSLSPSASPVAIFRRAIVLHDHSDVEKNFPGESNTQENVGPIMSSVPFAASPLIAATTFSLAPNLEQQRGKRKRRRSGSDSDYSPPYSLRGGGRPQKSKTRRNANNGSHSSQCQNVRSSRRTTRSKARRANSPSSLIITSLEDIKLEDAAVKSEISRLGLTLRDVQGDGNCLFRCLSDQLYGTEKRHAEIRKIVCDYLDSHKETMEGFVVPFMKEGERYEGYVQRMRQSKQFGSHIEIQAAARIFQRDIRVVMSTASFTIPWRAESSCFFGDRKYDAKLDLPEGLAITLRDGIPPIQEGRTMLWLALFSQAEHFQSIRRQGDKDNGSANIDDHLAVPHAKDTSEAARRERGEIVGNKVESRSPISSHVAQLLASLPPGHGISSTYAEGVLSRVKGDLGEAIEILLEDIQSEADKESESSSDQRVEELLHELAPSNTACPSDSSAIEHCSLSSEGVSYRPRSPALSSTTGTRSRSESVSERSSNGSVTSDLAQSQSSRSTTVSSGQDAPRVTPEIISDSKLRTKSDKLGKDLQGMVLRSRESSREPKRSHDEPQKRRASLRLKNRL; encoded by the exons ATGAGCTGTCCGTCACCTGgatcctctccatccacGTCGGCCACCGTCCCTCTTGCAGTTCATCGTCAAAATGACTATCAAACTGCCTCACcaatctctctcccacctTCACTTTCGCCCTCAGCCTCGCCAGTGGCAATCTTTAGAAGAGCGATAGTTCTTCATGATCACAGTGATGTGGAGAAGAACTTCCCCGGTGAAAGCAATACTCAAGAGAATGTCGGTCCAATCATGTCATCCGTTCCATTTGCCGCTTCACCGCTCATTGCTGCCACAACTTTTTCACTGGCACCTAACTTAGAACAGCAACGCGGCAAGCGCAAGCGACGGAGATCAGGTTCCGACAGCGATTACAGCCCTCCATATTCTTTGCGGGGGGGTGGGCGACCGCAAAAATCGAAGACGAGACGTAATGCAAATAACGGGTCCCACAGTAGCCAATGCCAAAACGTTCGGAGCTCCAGAAGAACAACAAGATCCAAAGCGCGTCGTGCAAACTCCCCTTCAAGTCTGATTATTACATCACTGGAAGATATCAAGTTAGAGGATGCCGCCGTCAAGTCAGAGATTTCCAGATTAGGTTTGACGTTGCGAGACGTTCAAGGGGATGGCAATTGTCTATTCAGATGTTTATCTGACCAGCTTTACGGTACTGAA aaaCGACACGCAGAAATCAGAAAGATTGTATGTGACTATCTAGACTCCCACAAAGAGACTATGGAAGGTTTCGTGGTGCCTTTCATGAAAGAAGGTGAGAGATACGAGGGCTATGTGCAGCGAATGAGACAATCCA AACAATTTGGCAGTCATATTGAAATACAAGCAGCCGCACGGATCTTCCAGAGAGATATCAGAGTTGTAATGTCAACC GCTTCATTTACTATTCCTTGGCGAGCCGAGTCGTCCTGTTTTTTCGGAGACAGGAAATATGACGCTAAGCTCGATCTTCCTGAAGGCCTAGCGATCACCCTTCGAGACGGTATCCCACCCATACAAGAAGGACGCACTATGCTATGGCTGGCTCTTTTCTCACAAGCCGAACACTTTCAAAGTATCCGGCGTCAGGGCGACAAGGACAACGGCTCAGCAAATATCGATGATCATCTTGCTGTCCCCCATGCCAAGGATACTTCTGAAGCTGCACGACGTGAGAGGGGAGAGATTGTCGGTAACAAAGTTGAAAGCCGATCACCCATATCGTCGCATGTTGCGCAATTACTTGCCTCGTTACCCCCCGGCCACGGTATCTCGTCCACCTATGCTGAAGGGGTGCTGTCGCGCGTGAAAGGTGATTTGGGAGAAGCGATTGAGattcttcttgaagatatTCAGTCGGAAGCTGACAAGGAGAGCGAGTCGTCAAGCGACCAGCGGGTGGAGGAATTACTTCATGAGCTAGCGCCATCAAACACTGCGTGCCCCAGTGATTCATCAGCGATTGAACATTGCTCACTTTCATCAGAGGGAGTTAGTTATCGGCCCAGATCTCCGGCTTTGTCCAGCACAACCGGTACAAGGTCTCGTTCTGAATCGGTTTCTGAGAGATCAAGTAATGGTTCTGTTACCTCAGATCTAGCGCAATCCCAGTCGAGTCGGTCAACAACGGTGTCTAGTGGTCAAGATGCGCCACGAGTAACACCTGAGATAATTTCAGATAGCAAGCTGAGGACAAAGTCGGACAAATTGGGGAAAGATCTACAAGGAATGGTTCTAAGATCACGGGAAAGCTCACGTGAGCCCAAAAGATCACATGACGAGCCGCAAAAGCGAAGAGCGAGTTTGAGATTGAAGAATAGACTATGA
- a CDS encoding hypothetical protein (Match to ESTs gb|CF187716.1|CF187716, gb|CF187557.1|CF187557) — MATSVIPPQTACSLTDSNPVRKYSFFRSVTFQIAIACAVSFTAPGMWDALGGLGAGGAAEPYAVSAANALVYGLFAIVCVAAGAINNRIGLKWGLALGSIGYPLYGAGLYVNNHTSHTAFMLWGSAMCGISAGFFWAAEAAIIIGYPSPKDRGFYLAVWQTAKAVGPIVGGAINLGLNANRETAGSVGSATYIVFIVIMCLGLPFAICLSPAQKVHRKDGTRVIVHKQPSWTKEFKAVLDLALTRRIALLLPSFFISYFYNGFLSTWLTTYFTVRSRAFSSFFTNFAGIFSSFIVGTLLDSQKINIKTRGKIAFASIVIILTGTWIWAIILQKQFYDADVAPVYDWFKGGFGKAYGVVFFWTFAGQAYQQFLYWVVGQYATDISSLSHHTGILRGVEALGQTVAWAMQSEGNANHFVSIGINFGITLLSIVPTWIVLSELEGSHEIVVVESDQESNNEGKESTEGPSAKSSVKDLPLA; from the exons ATGGCCACCAGCGTGATACCGCCGCAAACGGCGTGCTCATTGACCGATAGCAATCCTGTCCGCAAGTATTCAT TCTTCAGGTCTGTCACTTTCCAAATTGCAATTGCATGTGCGGTATCATTTACCGCTCCTGGAAT GTGGGACGCCTT AGGTGGTCTCGGAGCTGGAGGTGCGGCTGAGCCTTACGCCGTCAGTGCAGCCAATGCTTTGGTGTATGGG TTATTTGCCATAGTTTGTGTAGCTGCGGGTGCTATCAACAATCGCATAGGCCTCAAGTGGGGACTCGCTCTCGG ATCGATTGGATACCCTCTGTACGGAGCCGGACTTTACGTCAATAATCATACCTCACATACCGCGTTCATGCTTTGGGGAAGTGCCATGTGCGGTATATCTGCGGGTTTCTTCTGGGCCGC TGAGGCAGCTATTATTATTGGCTATCCCAGTCCCAAAGATCGTGGATTTTATCTGGCCGTGTGGCAAACCGCTAAGGCTGTCGGTCCCATCGTTGGCGGTGCAATTAACCTAGGGTTAAATGCCAATAGGGAAACCGCCGGTTCCGTCGGGTCTGCAACGTATATCGTTTTCATTGTGATCATGTGTCTTGGTTTGCCTTTCGCCATCTGCTTGAGTCCCGCGCAAAAAG TCCATCGCAAGGATGGCACCCGCGTCATCGTTCATAAACAACCTTCATGGACGAAAGAATTCAAAGCTGTATTGGATCTGGCGTTGACTCGAAGAATTGCCCTTCTCTTACcgtctttcttcatcag TTATTTTTACAACGGTTTCCTTAGTACTTGGTTGACCACATATTTC ACTGTACGATCTAGAGCGTTCTCTTCGTTCTTCACAAATTTCGCTGGAATCTTCAGTTCTTTCATTGTTGGTACACTGCTTGACTCCCAAAAAATCAACATCAAAACCAGGGGGAAAATTGCTTTT GCTTCCATTGTCATTATTCTCACTGGAACTTGGATTTGGGCAATCATTCTCCAAAAACAGTTCTACGATGCCGATGTGGCACCTGTGTACGATTGGTTTAAGGGTGGTTTCGGAAAGGCTTATGGCGTTGTATTTTTCTGGACGTTCGCTGGTCAAGCCTACCAACAATTCCTGTACTGGGTCGTCGGGCAATATGCCACCGATATCTCTTCACTTTCTCACCACACCGGTATTTTGCGGGGTGTTGAAGCTTTAGGTCAAACTGTCGCTTGGGC AATGCAATCTGAAGGTAATGCCAATCACTTTGTCAGCATTGGCATCAATTTCGGTATAACGTTGTTGAGTATCGTGCCTACTTGGATAGTTCTTTCTGAACTGGAAGGGAGTCATGAGATAGTAGTGGTTGAAAGCGACCAGGAGTCAAATAAcgaagggaaggaaagtaCAGAAGGGCCATCAGCCAAATCCAGCGTAAAAGATTTACCACTGGCTTGA